From a region of the Malania oleifera isolate guangnan ecotype guangnan chromosome 12, ASM2987363v1, whole genome shotgun sequence genome:
- the LOC131144492 gene encoding uncharacterized protein LOC131144492, whose protein sequence is MGCFVPFSNNSLEMSLLVFRPTVVVVDDVVDALKHFSLFSKTLGCVCSSIFKSIHGNMIVWYGAWMKASSDDKGKLYSALLSGLTDVSSMAILIYHSVFEAFAGESRTSSIGAKLSTGDTISLSSAVLMAGDLSDISYTCLALFESHFQKLEGVTAGVLLQCQFGPRIACLYVWRSTDLCYSWAINSHYRKTVLPYLDQYSVDIKYDIFRVVYVSSENVHNLHFYSSGLALRNEVVCRTGHVMQDVE, encoded by the exons ATGGGTTGCTTTGTGCCTTTTAGCAACAACAGCTTAGAGATGAGCTTATTGGTATTCAGACCCACTGTGGTGGTGGTGGATGATGTGGTTGACGCCCTCAAGCACTTCTCTTTATTTTCCAAGACACTTGGCTGTGTTTGCAGTTCCATCTTTAAGAGCATTCACGGAAATATG ATCGTTTGGTATGGCGCATGGATGAAGGCGTCAAGTGATGACAAGGGGAAACTATATTCAGCTCTC CTATCAGGATTGACAGATGTATCCAGTATGGCTATTTTAATATATCATAGCGTTTTTGAAGCATTTGCTGGTGAATCAAGAACCAGCTCCATTGGTGCAAAACTTTCTACTGGCGACACAATATCCCTGAGCTCTGCAGTCCTCATGGCTGGTGACCTTAGTGACATCTCTTATACATGCTTGGCTCTATTCGAATCTCATTTCCAAAAGTTGGAAGGAGTAACTGCTGGAGTTCTCTTGCAATGCCAATTTGGGCCAAGGATAGCATGTCTATATGTATGGAGATCCACCGATTTGTGTTATTCATGGGCTATAAACTCCCATTATCGAAAAACAGTTCTACCCTATCTTGATCAATACTCTGTCGACATCAAGTATGACATATTTCGGGTAGTATACGTAAGTAGTGAGAATGTGCACAACCTTCATTTCTACTCTTCTGGTCTGGCATTGCGAAATGAAGTAGTGTGTCGAACTGGCCATGTTATGCAAGATGTAGAGTGA